One Candidatus Zixiibacteriota bacterium genomic window carries:
- a CDS encoding 50S ribosome-binding GTPase encodes MDTHEASGKILVTGRPGVGKTTLIMRLAERLADLHPAGFVTEEIRERGVRVGFALATLDGRQRSRLATVDVSSPYRVGKYGVDIAALERFLAAMEFPHDLHTPVLIDEIGKMECLSPAFRSLVTTLLDSSRPLVATVALAGSAFIAGVKAHPAVRVWTVTPEARDAQLDRLEEAVRRSCSG; translated from the coding sequence ATGGATACTCACGAAGCAAGTGGCAAGATTCTCGTTACCGGCCGGCCGGGAGTCGGCAAGACGACCCTCATCATGCGCCTGGCGGAGCGGCTGGCGGATCTTCACCCGGCGGGGTTTGTCACGGAGGAGATCCGCGAGCGCGGGGTGCGGGTCGGCTTCGCGCTGGCGACGCTCGATGGACGGCAGCGGAGCCGGCTGGCCACGGTCGATGTTTCGTCACCATATCGCGTTGGGAAATATGGAGTTGACATTGCCGCACTGGAGCGTTTCCTGGCCGCCATGGAATTTCCGCACGACCTGCACACCCCGGTCTTGATCGATGAAATCGGCAAGATGGAGTGTCTCTCGCCCGCGTTCCGCTCTCTGGTGACCACGCTCCTTGACTCCTCGCGCCCGCTGGTGGCGACGGTCGCTCTGGCCGGGTCGGCGTTCATCGCTGGGGTCAAAGCTCATCCCGCGGTGCGGGTCTGGACAGTTACCCCGGAGGCGCGCGACGCACAGCTTGACCGGCTGGAGGAAGCGGTGCGGCGCTCGTGCAGCGGGTGA
- a CDS encoding aminotransferase class V-fold PLP-dependent enzyme translates to MDDLIYLDNAATSWPKPDNVYKFMVDFYRSCGVNPGRSGFDKAIEAGNILEDLRKRLTAFFGGDPETPQRLCFGYNATDALNLIIQGLLAPGDHVVTTNLEHNSVIRPVNHLVRDHGVEATFVEFNAEGFVEPDAIREAIRANTRLVIVNHGSNVIGTIQPVAEIGRVCKDAGVLLAIDVSQTAGVVPIDMRRMNVDVLAFTGHKGLMGSTGIGGMCVRSHVDIRHTRSGGTGVRSAYPYHLDEYPYRMEYGTPNMVGVASLWAGQDWIAEQGGVEAIHAREMKLAQKLVDGFREIEGVTVYCGASLENHLSTVSMNVEGFEAGDVGIMLDVDFGIATRTGLHCAPLVHKQLGTMARHGSVRFAIGPFNTEAHIDRAIEAVSEIAVQARARLVQPGRG, encoded by the coding sequence GTGGACGACTTGATTTACCTCGATAATGCGGCAACCTCGTGGCCCAAACCGGACAATGTGTACAAATTCATGGTCGATTTCTACCGCAGTTGCGGAGTCAACCCGGGACGGTCCGGTTTCGACAAGGCGATCGAAGCGGGGAACATTCTCGAGGATCTTCGCAAGCGCCTGACTGCATTCTTCGGCGGCGACCCCGAGACGCCGCAGCGGCTGTGCTTCGGCTACAACGCGACCGACGCCCTCAACCTCATCATCCAGGGGCTGCTCGCGCCGGGCGACCACGTGGTCACGACCAATCTCGAGCACAATTCGGTCATCCGGCCGGTCAACCACTTGGTGCGGGATCACGGGGTCGAGGCTACCTTCGTCGAGTTCAACGCGGAGGGGTTCGTGGAGCCGGATGCGATCCGGGAGGCGATCCGCGCCAACACCCGGCTGGTGATAGTCAACCACGGATCGAACGTCATCGGCACGATCCAGCCGGTCGCCGAGATCGGGCGCGTGTGCAAGGACGCCGGCGTGCTGTTGGCGATCGACGTCTCCCAGACCGCCGGCGTGGTGCCGATCGACATGCGGCGCATGAATGTCGATGTCCTCGCGTTCACCGGCCACAAGGGTCTCATGGGGTCAACCGGCATCGGCGGTATGTGCGTGCGCAGCCACGTCGACATCCGCCACACCCGGAGCGGCGGGACCGGCGTGCGGTCGGCGTACCCCTACCATTTGGACGAATACCCCTACCGCATGGAGTACGGCACGCCGAACATGGTCGGCGTGGCTTCGCTCTGGGCGGGGCAGGACTGGATCGCCGAGCAGGGGGGCGTCGAGGCCATCCATGCCCGCGAGATGAAGCTGGCGCAGAAATTGGTCGACGGCTTCCGCGAGATCGAGGGCGTGACCGTCTACTGCGGCGCGAGCCTGGAGAACCACCTGTCGACCGTGTCGATGAACGTGGAGGGGTTCGAGGCGGGGGACGTGGGGATCATGCTCGACGTCGATTTCGGCATCGCCACGCGGACGGGCCTCCACTGCGCGCCGCTCGTCCACAAGCAACTCGGGACGATGGCGCGCCACGGGAGTGTCCGGTTCGCCATTGGGCCGTTCAACACCGAGGCCCACATCGACCGGGCGATCGAGGCAGTGTCGGAGATCGCGGTGCAGGCCCGGGCGCGGCTGGTCCAGCCGGGACGCGGTTGA
- a CDS encoding caspase family protein, producing the protein MKRLLLLLGLCGSLMLLFGCSQDTSVTGPSGDQSQLGQLVQRPEFVDHRTDAQIALTLKNAPTNWSAYKPPKPPPDTGGDPNPNPAHKYAYVVGISDYEGTANDLNYCDDDARSMAQYFQSQGFTVHSDIDRSATAAAIEANLTWLMNAAVAGDEIAFYYSGHGTTYQGYGSCLISTDLYYLTWGWVMQFINGANCTKKMIPMDACKLGSFHTGVPSGMIMATASTSGYSYDAPDLGHGAWTYYFLEATETMVYGEEICTYANSGMKAWAALYRLKVAPKMTDAYSGKLDI; encoded by the coding sequence ATGAAGAGGCTGTTATTACTGCTCGGCCTGTGCGGTTCCCTGATGCTGCTCTTCGGGTGCAGTCAGGATACTTCGGTCACCGGACCGTCGGGTGATCAAAGTCAGCTCGGACAACTGGTGCAGCGCCCGGAGTTCGTCGACCACCGCACTGATGCACAAATCGCCCTCACGCTCAAGAACGCCCCCACCAACTGGAGCGCCTACAAGCCGCCGAAACCGCCGCCCGACACAGGCGGGGACCCGAACCCGAACCCGGCCCACAAGTATGCCTATGTCGTCGGCATCTCCGACTATGAGGGGACGGCGAACGACCTGAACTACTGCGACGATGACGCCCGGAGCATGGCGCAGTACTTCCAGAGCCAGGGCTTCACCGTGCACAGCGACATCGATCGGAGCGCCACGGCGGCCGCGATCGAGGCCAATCTGACCTGGTTGATGAACGCCGCGGTGGCGGGCGACGAGATCGCGTTCTACTACTCAGGCCACGGCACCACCTACCAGGGGTATGGATCCTGCCTCATCTCCACCGACTTGTACTACCTGACCTGGGGATGGGTGATGCAGTTCATCAACGGCGCCAACTGCACGAAGAAGATGATCCCGATGGATGCCTGCAAACTCGGCAGCTTCCACACCGGCGTCCCGAGCGGGATGATCATGGCCACGGCGTCGACCAGCGGCTATTCCTATGACGCCCCCGACCTGGGCCACGGCGCCTGGACGTACTACTTCCTGGAAGCCACGGAAACGATGGTCTACGGCGAGGAGATCTGCACGTATGCCAACAGCGGCATGAAGGCCTGGGCGGCCCTCTACCGTCTGAAGGTAGCGCCGAAGATGACCGATGCGTACAGCGGCAAGCTCGACATCTAG
- a CDS encoding SDR family oxidoreductase, giving the protein MIEMKDRVTLITGGSRGIGRAAAELFARAGSHVIINYRRDRAAALEVQAACARHGVKAAAIQADVADKAAVDRMVAETIDRFGRIDAAVNNAGVWLHHPIDEMTEAQLRETVDINLLGTFHVCMAVTPHMKRQRSGVIINIASTAGQRGEAFHSPYAATKGAVISLTKSLAPELVEYNIRVNCVAPGWVYTDMSIPSLGGAEGEKVLAAIPMRRVAQPEEVAGPILFMASDLATFITGEILNVNGGAVLCG; this is encoded by the coding sequence ATGATTGAAATGAAGGACCGCGTGACGCTCATAACGGGGGGGTCGCGGGGGATCGGCCGGGCGGCGGCCGAGTTGTTTGCCCGGGCCGGCAGCCATGTCATCATCAACTACCGCCGCGACCGGGCGGCGGCTCTGGAGGTGCAGGCGGCCTGCGCGCGGCACGGCGTCAAGGCGGCCGCAATCCAGGCCGACGTGGCCGACAAAGCGGCGGTCGACCGCATGGTGGCGGAGACCATCGACCGGTTCGGGCGGATCGACGCGGCGGTCAACAATGCCGGCGTGTGGCTCCATCACCCGATCGACGAAATGACCGAGGCGCAACTGCGCGAAACGGTCGACATCAACCTCCTCGGGACGTTCCACGTGTGCATGGCGGTCACGCCGCACATGAAGCGGCAGCGCTCCGGCGTCATCATCAACATCGCCTCCACCGCCGGGCAGCGGGGCGAGGCGTTCCACTCCCCTTATGCGGCGACCAAGGGGGCGGTTATCAGCCTGACCAAGTCGCTCGCGCCCGAGCTGGTCGAGTACAACATCCGGGTCAACTGCGTGGCTCCGGGGTGGGTGTACACCGATATGTCGATCCCCTCGCTGGGCGGAGCGGAGGGGGAGAAGGTGTTGGCGGCCATTCCGATGCGGCGGGTGGCGCAACCCGAGGAGGTGGCCGGGCCGATCCTTTTCATGGCGTCCGACCTCGCGACTTTCATCACCGGCGAGATTCTCAACGTGAACGGCGGGGCGGTCCTGTGCGGCTGA
- a CDS encoding DUF418 domain-containing protein, with product MADQSFPENAPEAPAVSAIPLPLAPVADAERVPSLDVLRGFAVLGILAINIQQMGLPQAALLNPHLQGEAGLLHTIAWGGVIVLFLQKFMTIFSLLFGAGLVVMTQRAQAAGGDAASLHYRRMGWLLVIGLLHAYLLWWGDILFSYALCGMLVYLLRRLSPRRLLIIGALVFLAPAPFAAGFSGLIGHLQSKGEAASLKLEAGETLSSDERASLDAWTNVAVALSPAPDQISKEVDAHLGSYGGLFAQRALTALLFQTLILVLFAGWRICGLMLIGMALMKWRVFAAERSKAFYLRLALFGLGIGLPLDLFGASLLVSRDFGAAVQMLVSGTVNYTASAGSALGYIGIVMLLCRSGAARRLRTGLEAVGRTALSNYLLHTVVFTTVFYGYGLGLFGKLGLIPLLALMTLMWLVQLSVSPRWLRHFRFGPIEWLWRSLAYRKRQPFRRVPIVTARAAG from the coding sequence ATGGCTGACCAGTCCTTCCCCGAGAACGCCCCCGAGGCCCCGGCTGTGTCGGCCATTCCGCTGCCGCTGGCGCCGGTGGCCGATGCGGAACGTGTGCCCTCGCTGGATGTGCTCCGCGGGTTCGCCGTACTCGGCATTCTCGCGATCAACATCCAGCAGATGGGCCTCCCGCAGGCGGCGCTCCTGAACCCGCACCTTCAGGGAGAGGCCGGCCTGCTGCACACTATCGCCTGGGGAGGGGTGATAGTTCTTTTCCTGCAGAAGTTCATGACGATTTTCAGCCTGCTCTTCGGCGCGGGCCTGGTGGTCATGACCCAGCGGGCCCAGGCCGCCGGAGGCGACGCCGCCTCCCTCCACTACCGCCGGATGGGCTGGTTGCTGGTGATCGGCCTGCTCCACGCCTACCTGCTCTGGTGGGGAGACATCCTCTTCTCCTACGCCCTGTGCGGCATGCTCGTCTACCTCCTGCGGCGGTTGTCGCCGCGCCGGCTGCTGATTATCGGCGCTCTCGTCTTCCTGGCGCCAGCGCCGTTTGCGGCCGGCTTCTCCGGGCTCATCGGCCACCTGCAGTCGAAAGGTGAGGCGGCGTCGCTGAAACTTGAAGCCGGGGAGACGCTTTCCAGCGATGAACGAGCGTCTCTGGACGCCTGGACGAACGTTGCTGTGGCGCTGAGCCCGGCTCCAGACCAGATTTCAAAGGAAGTCGATGCCCACCTGGGCAGCTACGGCGGCCTGTTCGCGCAGCGCGCTCTGACGGCGCTGCTGTTTCAAACGCTCATCCTGGTGCTCTTCGCCGGGTGGCGCATCTGCGGGCTCATGCTGATCGGCATGGCGCTCATGAAGTGGCGCGTCTTCGCCGCCGAACGGTCCAAGGCGTTCTACCTGCGCCTGGCGCTCTTCGGACTGGGGATCGGGCTGCCGCTCGATCTGTTCGGCGCATCGCTCTTGGTCAGCCGCGACTTCGGCGCTGCCGTCCAGATGCTTGTCTCGGGGACGGTCAACTACACGGCGAGCGCGGGCAGCGCGCTCGGCTACATCGGCATCGTCATGCTCCTCTGCCGGTCCGGGGCCGCGCGGCGGCTCAGAACCGGGCTCGAGGCGGTCGGACGGACGGCCCTGTCGAACTACCTGCTGCACACCGTGGTCTTCACGACCGTGTTCTACGGCTACGGCCTGGGGTTGTTCGGGAAACTCGGTCTCATCCCGCTCTTGGCTCTCATGACTCTCATGTGGCTGGTCCAGTTGTCCGTCAGTCCGCGGTGGCTGCGGCATTTCCGGTTCGGCCCGATCGAGTGGCTGTGGCGGTCCCTTGCCTACCGGAAGAGGCAGCCGTTCCGGCGCGTGCCGATTGTGACGGCGCGGGCCGCCGGGTGA
- a CDS encoding aspartate aminotransferase family protein, protein MDDAEFRRRAHELVDWMADYLANVRAYPVKSPAAPGDIRRQLPDLPPETPEAFDDIMADFRRIIMPGITHWQHPRFMGYFPANSSPASVLAEMLTATLGVQGMLWQTSPAAAELEEQMMLWLGAMIGIPAGWDGVIQDTASTATLTSILTAREQASDYGVNQTGLQDRPRYAVYGSSETHSSIEKAVKIAGLGRENLRKVAVDAGFALRPEVLEEAVCRDEDSGIRPLCAVATLGTTGSTAVDPLRRIGEICRRHRLWLHVDAAYAGTALVLPEMRWMIDGIEEADTFVFNPHKWMFTNFDCSAYFVKDRGALIRTFEILPEYLKTRETAAVNNYRDWGIPLGRRFRALKLWFVIRTYGLSGIREKLRLQIGLARGVADRIMESDDFELLAPAPLNVLCFRYRPTGAADSEALNRLNERLLEEVNRTGRVFITHTKLNGAFTLRMVIGQTQVTADDVDLAWETIAGTARALGRG, encoded by the coding sequence ATGGATGACGCCGAATTCCGCCGCCGCGCCCACGAACTGGTCGACTGGATGGCCGACTACCTCGCCAACGTGCGCGCCTATCCGGTCAAGTCCCCCGCCGCCCCGGGCGACATCCGGCGGCAGCTGCCCGACCTTCCTCCCGAGACCCCGGAGGCGTTCGACGATATCATGGCCGATTTCCGACGGATCATCATGCCGGGCATCACGCACTGGCAGCACCCCCGGTTCATGGGGTATTTTCCCGCCAACAGCAGCCCGGCCTCGGTGCTGGCCGAGATGCTCACCGCCACTCTCGGCGTGCAGGGGATGCTCTGGCAGACTTCGCCGGCCGCCGCCGAACTCGAGGAACAGATGATGCTATGGCTGGGCGCCATGATCGGCATCCCGGCCGGCTGGGATGGCGTCATCCAGGATACCGCCTCCACCGCCACCCTCACCTCGATCCTCACCGCCCGCGAACAGGCGTCCGACTACGGTGTCAACCAGACCGGCCTCCAGGACCGGCCGCGCTATGCCGTGTACGGCTCGTCGGAAACGCACTCGTCGATCGAGAAGGCGGTCAAGATCGCGGGGCTCGGCAGGGAGAACCTCCGCAAAGTGGCGGTCGATGCGGGGTTTGCGCTGCGGCCGGAGGTCCTCGAAGAGGCGGTCTGCCGCGATGAGGACAGCGGAATTCGCCCGCTCTGCGCGGTGGCCACGCTCGGCACGACCGGCTCCACGGCGGTCGATCCCCTCCGCCGGATCGGTGAGATCTGCCGCCGCCACCGCCTCTGGCTCCATGTCGACGCCGCCTATGCCGGGACGGCCCTCGTGCTCCCGGAGATGCGGTGGATGATCGACGGGATTGAGGAGGCCGACACGTTCGTGTTCAACCCGCACAAGTGGATGTTCACCAACTTCGACTGCTCCGCGTACTTCGTGAAAGACCGGGGCGCTCTCATCCGGACGTTCGAGATCCTCCCGGAGTATCTGAAGACGCGCGAGACGGCGGCGGTCAACAACTACCGCGACTGGGGGATCCCGCTGGGCCGGCGCTTCCGCGCGCTGAAGTTGTGGTTCGTCATCCGCACCTATGGCCTGTCCGGGATACGGGAAAAACTCCGCCTCCAGATCGGGCTCGCCCGCGGTGTGGCGGACCGCATCATGGAATCGGACGATTTCGAACTGCTCGCCCCGGCGCCGCTCAACGTCCTCTGTTTCCGCTACCGGCCGACCGGGGCGGCCGACAGCGAGGCGCTCAACCGACTGAACGAGCGCCTGCTGGAGGAGGTCAACCGCACGGGCCGGGTGTTCATCACCCACACGAAACTCAACGGGGCCTTCACGCTCCGCATGGTGATCGGCCAGACGCAGGTGACCGCCGATGATGTCGACCTCGCCTGGGAGACGATCGCCGGCACGGCGCGGGCCCTCGGCCGCGGTTAG
- a CDS encoding methyltransferase domain-containing protein produces the protein MEAFKYHVYICNQEKPEGVPCCRARGGEKLIDALRREVAAQGLGDDVHITTCGSLGLCAWGPNMIVYPEGVWYTGVGAEDVPEIVREHFGRGRPVERLARRDAAAVRAEIETNRAKMLAGLKARDAAGVLPDELMADFRGFQTSRMLLTAVELDLFTAVGGSASAGEIAARLEVDERGAEQLLDALTAYGLLEKHGRRYANSAAARRYLAAGGPDDSRLSLLHLVGLWNRWHTLTECIRKGTSVTYTEAKDRDPGWTEAFIAAMHKNAALRADQVVGALGVAGFERMLDVGGGSGAYAISFAKANPRLRAEVFDLEPVTAIARRHIDRAGLAERVTTRVGDLHTTEFGSPFDLVFISAICHMNSPEENRQLCHKAFAALRPGGTVAIQDFILNADKTGPFTAALFSLNMLVGTPAGASYSISEYTEWLTGAGFADLRVVALPGPTGLVVACRPEVGPHG, from the coding sequence ATGGAAGCCTTCAAGTACCACGTCTACATCTGCAATCAGGAGAAGCCCGAGGGCGTGCCGTGCTGCCGCGCCCGCGGGGGCGAAAAACTGATCGACGCTCTTCGCCGCGAGGTGGCGGCGCAAGGGCTGGGCGACGATGTGCACATTACGACCTGCGGCTCGCTCGGCCTGTGCGCCTGGGGCCCCAACATGATCGTCTATCCCGAGGGGGTCTGGTACACCGGCGTAGGGGCCGAGGACGTTCCCGAGATTGTCCGCGAGCACTTCGGGCGCGGCCGTCCGGTCGAGCGACTGGCGCGGCGCGACGCCGCCGCCGTGCGCGCCGAAATCGAAACCAACCGGGCGAAAATGCTCGCCGGGCTTAAGGCCCGCGACGCGGCCGGCGTCCTCCCGGACGAGCTGATGGCCGATTTCCGGGGCTTTCAGACCAGCCGTATGCTCCTGACCGCCGTCGAGCTCGACCTCTTCACGGCCGTGGGCGGCTCCGCCTCGGCCGGCGAGATCGCCGCCCGGCTCGAGGTCGATGAGCGGGGGGCGGAGCAGTTGCTCGACGCTCTCACCGCCTACGGCCTCCTGGAGAAGCACGGGCGCCGCTACGCCAACTCCGCCGCCGCGCGCCGCTACCTGGCGGCGGGCGGGCCCGATGATTCCCGGTTGAGCCTCCTGCACCTCGTCGGGCTGTGGAACCGGTGGCACACGCTGACCGAGTGCATCCGCAAGGGAACGTCGGTGACCTACACGGAGGCGAAAGATCGCGACCCCGGCTGGACCGAGGCTTTCATCGCCGCCATGCACAAGAATGCGGCGCTGCGCGCCGACCAGGTGGTGGGCGCGCTGGGGGTGGCGGGGTTCGAGCGGATGCTCGATGTCGGCGGCGGCTCGGGGGCCTACGCGATTTCATTCGCCAAGGCCAATCCGCGCCTGCGCGCCGAGGTGTTCGACCTCGAACCGGTCACCGCAATCGCCCGGCGGCACATCGACCGGGCCGGCCTCGCCGAGCGCGTCACCACGCGCGTCGGCGACCTGCACACCACCGAGTTCGGCTCCCCCTTCGATCTCGTGTTCATCTCGGCCATCTGCCACATGAACAGCCCGGAGGAGAACCGGCAGTTGTGCCACAAGGCTTTCGCCGCCCTCCGCCCCGGCGGCACCGTCGCCATCCAGGATTTCATTCTCAACGCCGACAAGACCGGCCCGTTCACGGCGGCGCTCTTTTCGCTCAACATGCTCGTCGGCACACCCGCGGGAGCTTCCTACAGCATCAGCGAGTATACCGAGTGGCTGACCGGCGCCGGTTTTGCCGACCTGCGCGTCGTGGCCCTGCCGGGTCCGACCGGGCTCGTGGTCGCCTGCCGTCCGGAGGTCGGTCCTCATGGATGA
- a CDS encoding metallophosphoesterase family protein: MKIIVFTDTHANLPALRAFRRAIEREGYDLAVHTGDAVDIGPYPAESLAELLSIPRVECVMGNHDAMFVHGIPDPLAGVIDGNEAEHCAWTARQLGEDFRERLRHWPYVIPHEFNGLRVTFVHYGLSATLDGFVPAAIADPTPADLDRIFGAFDTDLLFYGHSHPFSDVQGRARYINPGALGCFCRPLARYCVLEFRPGGLGVTYKAAPYDDSVLRAEYARRRVPAARFILKEFFGKNL; encoded by the coding sequence ATGAAGATCATCGTGTTCACTGATACCCACGCCAACCTGCCGGCGCTGCGGGCCTTCCGCCGGGCGATCGAGAGAGAGGGCTACGATCTGGCCGTGCACACCGGCGACGCGGTGGATATCGGCCCGTACCCGGCCGAGAGTCTGGCCGAACTGCTGAGCATCCCGCGGGTGGAATGCGTCATGGGCAACCACGATGCGATGTTTGTCCACGGCATTCCCGACCCGCTCGCGGGCGTGATCGACGGCAACGAGGCGGAACACTGCGCCTGGACCGCCCGCCAGCTGGGCGAGGACTTCCGCGAGCGCCTGCGTCACTGGCCGTACGTAATCCCGCACGAGTTCAACGGCCTGCGGGTGACCTTCGTCCACTACGGTTTGTCGGCGACCTTGGACGGTTTCGTCCCGGCCGCAATCGCCGATCCGACCCCGGCCGACCTCGACCGCATCTTCGGCGCTTTTGACACCGATCTGCTGTTCTACGGCCACAGCCATCCCTTCTCGGATGTCCAGGGCCGGGCCCGGTACATCAACCCCGGCGCTCTCGGCTGTTTCTGCCGTCCGCTTGCGCGCTACTGCGTGCTGGAGTTTCGCCCGGGGGGATTAGGGGTCACCTACAAGGCGGCGCCGTACGACGATAGCGTCCTCAGAGCCGAGTATGCCCGGCGGCGGGTGCCGGCCGCCCGATTCATCCTGAAAGAGTTTTTCGGCAAGAACCTGTGA
- a CDS encoding 2'-5' RNA ligase family protein: protein MPFAVSLFLDKEASAIVTDVWRRLADMEVSESMIKANFRPHITLGICEDLRVEPFRRFLAGFAGTHMVFPIILSSLGVFPLDTKGAVFFGVTPSPQLLRVHDDFTRSFAEFGEGIRTYYRPGHWVPHCTLADGIGCEVVPRAMEICQQTRLPVYCLAREIGVLQFPPGHELLAYSLRSDVDGFLAGT from the coding sequence ATGCCCTTTGCGGTAAGTCTGTTTCTGGACAAAGAAGCCTCCGCGATCGTCACCGACGTCTGGCGGCGGCTGGCCGACATGGAGGTCTCCGAGAGCATGATCAAGGCCAACTTCCGTCCCCACATCACGCTCGGCATCTGCGAGGACCTTCGGGTCGAACCCTTCCGCCGCTTCCTGGCCGGATTCGCAGGCACGCACATGGTGTTCCCGATCATCCTGTCGAGCCTCGGCGTGTTTCCGCTGGACACGAAGGGGGCGGTGTTTTTTGGCGTGACGCCCTCGCCGCAACTGCTCCGGGTGCACGACGATTTCACACGCTCGTTCGCCGAATTCGGGGAGGGTATCCGCACCTACTATCGCCCCGGGCACTGGGTTCCCCACTGCACGCTCGCCGACGGGATCGGGTGTGAGGTGGTGCCGCGGGCCATGGAAATCTGCCAGCAGACGCGGCTGCCGGTCTACTGCCTGGCGCGGGAGATCGGCGTGCTGCAATTCCCGCCGGGACATGAACTTCTGGCCTACTCGCTGCGTTCCGATGTCGATGGCTTCCTGGCCGGGACCTGA